In one Micromonospora polyrhachis genomic region, the following are encoded:
- a CDS encoding topology modulation protein: MERIAIIGCGGSGKSTIAKRLGRALNLPITHLDAVYYDENWQPLPQDQFAARQEKLVAAERWLIEGNHASTLPIRLAAADTVIFLDLPAMTCLWGIVQRRLRYRGGQHHQDGVFDRITWSFVRYIIGYRKQMRPKVTALTQQHAPHARLLTFTSRQQANKFVTEVTTGA, encoded by the coding sequence ATGGAACGCATCGCCATCATCGGCTGCGGTGGCAGCGGCAAGTCCACCATCGCCAAGCGACTCGGCCGTGCCTTGAACCTGCCCATCACACACCTGGACGCGGTCTACTACGACGAGAACTGGCAGCCGCTGCCCCAGGACCAGTTCGCCGCGAGGCAGGAAAAGCTCGTAGCCGCGGAACGCTGGCTGATCGAGGGCAACCACGCCTCGACGCTGCCCATCCGGTTGGCCGCCGCCGACACGGTGATCTTCCTCGACCTGCCGGCCATGACGTGTCTATGGGGCATCGTCCAACGGCGATTGCGCTATCGCGGTGGCCAGCATCATCAAGACGGCGTCTTCGACCGGATCACCTGGAGCTTCGTGCGCTACATCATCGGCTACCGCAAGCAGATGCGACCGAAGGTCACCGCCCTCACCCAGCAGCACGCCCCACACGCCAGACTGTTGACCTTTACCAGCAGGCAGCAAGCCAACAAGTTCGTGACGGAAGTCACGACTGGGGCCTGA
- a CDS encoding histidine phosphatase family protein — protein sequence MTIRTVATLIRHAEAACNAAAIVGGEKGCTGLTSLGHRQANAVAGRISAEHHIEPYDMLVCSPRLRVRQTTEPISTATGLPYTVINDLRGPDHGDADAQPWAQIKETFGGSMQHQPDKPIAPGGDSWNSYLDRATAALDRILTEHEGNRILIIGHSETIEAAHNLLLGLPRGSSTRVWIHSNHTAIARWRLQVNRRGRATWLLDTHNDTQHLAELP from the coding sequence ATGACGATCCGCACTGTTGCCACCCTCATCCGACACGCAGAAGCCGCCTGCAACGCCGCCGCCATCGTCGGCGGCGAGAAAGGCTGCACCGGCCTGACCAGCCTCGGCCACCGGCAAGCAAACGCCGTCGCCGGCCGGATCAGCGCCGAACACCACATCGAGCCCTACGACATGCTGGTCTGCTCACCCCGACTCCGCGTACGCCAGACCACCGAACCGATCTCCACCGCCACCGGCCTGCCGTACACCGTCATCAACGACCTGCGTGGCCCCGACCACGGCGACGCCGACGCGCAACCCTGGGCGCAGATCAAGGAAACATTTGGCGGATCCATGCAGCACCAGCCCGACAAACCCATCGCCCCGGGTGGCGACTCCTGGAACAGCTACCTCGATCGGGCGACCGCCGCCCTGGACCGCATCCTCACCGAACACGAAGGCAACCGCATACTGATCATCGGACACAGTGAGACCATCGAAGCCGCTCATAACTTGCTGCTCGGCCTCCCCCGCGGCTCCAGCACTCGCGTCTGGATCCACAGCAACCACACCGCCATTGCGCGCTGGCGCCTCCAGGTCAACCGGCGCGGCCGTGCCACCTGGCTCCTCGACACCCACAACGACACTCAGCACCTCGCCGAGCTGCCATGA
- a CDS encoding phosphotransferase encodes MTIFVKRYATPATLRAAQTHHAWLVGLNADVRLPRLLDRFSDGLAFEAMPGDIPGPVRMPIVAAAIGRLHTAAAPRLRDSRLDRPHDVGACELADFIHTRRHRLHDTARTHHIPITAVDRVLEAASTLPASLYKDSNLRNFLITDTDGVAIVDFDDLTLAPYGYDLAKLVVSMAMTHGPLDTNVIAMALDAYNSALGQVRCTPEDLAIWAELNWLLTTPYTGRNGYHQHWPSLRPWPHPLTRRL; translated from the coding sequence GTGACCATCTTTGTCAAACGCTACGCCACCCCCGCCACACTGCGGGCCGCACAGACCCATCACGCATGGCTCGTCGGACTCAACGCCGACGTCCGGCTCCCCAGACTGCTCGACCGGTTCAGCGACGGGCTGGCATTCGAAGCCATGCCTGGCGACATACCGGGACCGGTACGGATGCCGATCGTCGCAGCGGCCATCGGCCGGCTGCACACCGCAGCGGCACCACGCCTCCGCGACTCACGGCTGGACCGACCACACGATGTCGGGGCTTGCGAACTGGCCGACTTCATCCACACACGTCGTCACCGACTCCACGACACCGCCCGCACACACCACATCCCGATCACCGCCGTCGACCGGGTCCTCGAAGCCGCCAGCACTCTGCCCGCATCGCTGTACAAGGACAGCAACCTTCGCAACTTCCTCATCACCGACACCGACGGGGTTGCCATCGTCGACTTCGACGACCTCACCCTCGCCCCCTACGGCTACGACCTGGCCAAACTCGTCGTCTCCATGGCCATGACCCACGGCCCGCTCGACACCAACGTCATCGCTATGGCGCTGGACGCCTACAACTCTGCCCTCGGCCAGGTCCGCTGTACCCCCGAGGACCTGGCGATCTGGGCCGAGTTGAACTGGCTGCTCACCACGCCCTACACCGGCCGAAACGGCTACCACCAACACTGGCCTTCCCTGCGCCCGTGGCCCCACCCCCTCACCCGGAGACTCTGA
- a CDS encoding guanylate kinase → MTMTPSAVILYGPPASGKDTITQALEQLDPRYAPYQRLKIGSGNARGYRLASPDELARLHGHGHVVYRNERYGNLYVVDQPHLSAILKSEQTPVLHLGQIAGIRAVTAYPARWITILLWCSRETTAVRAVARGLCRHRRTPHCMGRDS, encoded by the coding sequence ATGACCATGACCCCATCGGCGGTCATCCTCTACGGGCCACCCGCCTCCGGTAAAGACACCATCACACAGGCGCTCGAGCAGCTCGATCCCCGCTATGCGCCTTACCAGCGCTTGAAGATCGGCAGCGGCAACGCCCGAGGCTATCGGCTGGCCAGCCCAGACGAGCTTGCGCGCCTCCACGGCCATGGGCACGTTGTGTACCGAAACGAACGCTACGGAAACCTCTACGTCGTTGACCAGCCGCACCTATCCGCGATACTCAAATCCGAGCAGACGCCAGTCCTGCATCTCGGCCAAATCGCAGGCATACGCGCCGTTACCGCCTATCCGGCCCGCTGGATCACCATCCTTCTCTGGTGCTCCCGCGAGACGACAGCCGTACGCGCCGTAGCGCGGGGGCTCTGCCGACATCGACGCACGCCTCACTGCATGGGACGAGACAGCTGA
- a CDS encoding L-threonylcarbamoyladenylate synthase — protein sequence MKLIRPDELPLAIEALEAGELVVVPTQRWYMICANARDHDACARIYAGKGRPRSKSLAYILPSLVAANELFVMTPAAIQLASAFWPGDLAMILRWRDSEHAQQHQPVGVPNALVTLDSGLLGQLAQRSRVPIAATTANLSNPANTLGPAITAAEVESFVAESEISVAYCIDGGISPLANHLTIVDCTETKAQITRSGVVHDRAVNAAIAAVS from the coding sequence GTGAAACTGATCCGCCCCGACGAACTCCCGCTAGCAATTGAAGCGCTCGAAGCCGGCGAGCTTGTCGTTGTCCCAACTCAACGCTGGTACATGATCTGCGCCAACGCGCGCGACCACGACGCCTGCGCGCGCATCTACGCTGGCAAGGGCCGGCCACGGTCGAAGTCGTTGGCCTACATACTGCCATCGCTCGTCGCAGCCAACGAGTTGTTCGTCATGACACCGGCCGCAATCCAGCTCGCCTCAGCCTTCTGGCCCGGCGATCTGGCTATGATTCTCCGTTGGCGAGACTCCGAACACGCCCAGCAGCACCAGCCTGTCGGCGTGCCCAACGCTCTCGTAACCCTCGACTCAGGCCTACTCGGTCAACTTGCCCAGCGAAGTCGCGTGCCTATCGCTGCCACCACGGCCAATCTCTCGAACCCGGCTAATACGTTAGGTCCAGCAATCACAGCTGCGGAGGTTGAAAGCTTTGTAGCGGAGTCTGAGATCAGCGTCGCGTACTGCATCGACGGCGGCATCAGTCCACTGGCCAATCACCTAACTATCGTCGACTGCACCGAAACGAAGGCGCAGATTACAAGATCGGGGGTTGTCCACGACCGCGCCGTCAATGCAGCCATCGCGGCTGTTTCTTGA
- a CDS encoding methyltransferase domain-containing protein, with protein MPRRGRIISIDNAKAMHAVGRRTHTDPRITWILANAEDVATAVTGPVDAVLCNAAIWKTDTTTTFAAIKRIL; from the coding sequence ATGCCCCGGCGCGGGCGCATCATCTCCATCGACAACGCAAAAGCCATGCACGCCGTGGGGCGGCGCACCCACACCGACCCCCGCATCACCTGGATCCTCGCCAACGCCGAAGACGTCGCCACCGCAGTGACCGGACCGGTCGACGCGGTTTTGTGCAACGCAGCCATCTGGAAGACCGACACCACCACGACGTTTGCTGCGATCAAACGAATCCTATGA
- a CDS encoding aminoglycoside phosphotransferase family protein, whose protein sequence is MTSRPALLHAARRLLGAFTVATWHDGHNNTMLLRAHTDGGDVIVKIHRDRQRHDREVHAYRAWVPALGDRAPQLIAVNDELLAIAITSMPGRPVAELTLSQADEQNTFAQAGAILRDLHAAAPTVYNPRFCQYLAERGTYWLQRVPTPIDPTHLAELSHKLDTLAQLDLAILTPCHLDFMPRNLIRDEQGTVRVIDFEHARHDLPTRDLVRMATRIWHDRPDLRQAFTGTYGLLTELDEIVIDSCAVIDAASLAATSAATGVAPVHHRYSATGSTPLSQGIPRQTGR, encoded by the coding sequence ATGACCAGCCGCCCGGCACTCCTGCACGCCGCCCGTAGGCTCCTGGGCGCATTCACCGTCGCCACCTGGCACGACGGCCACAACAACACAATGCTCTTACGTGCACACACCGACGGTGGTGACGTGATCGTCAAGATTCACCGGGATCGCCAGCGTCACGACCGCGAGGTCCACGCCTACCGCGCATGGGTCCCCGCCCTCGGCGACCGCGCCCCGCAGCTCATCGCCGTGAACGACGAGCTACTGGCGATTGCCATCACCAGCATGCCGGGACGGCCCGTCGCAGAACTGACATTGTCCCAAGCCGACGAGCAGAACACCTTCGCCCAGGCCGGCGCGATCCTGCGCGACCTACACGCCGCAGCGCCCACCGTTTACAACCCGCGGTTCTGTCAATACCTGGCCGAGCGCGGCACCTACTGGCTGCAACGGGTCCCCACGCCAATCGACCCGACACATCTGGCAGAGCTAAGCCACAAACTGGACACACTCGCCCAACTCGACCTGGCGATTCTGACCCCATGCCACCTGGACTTCATGCCTCGTAACCTCATCCGCGACGAACAGGGCACCGTACGCGTCATCGACTTCGAGCATGCCCGCCACGATCTGCCCACGCGCGACCTCGTCCGAATGGCAACCCGCATCTGGCACGACCGCCCCGATCTGCGGCAGGCGTTCACGGGCACCTACGGCCTATTGACTGAACTCGACGAGATCGTCATCGACAGCTGCGCCGTTATCGACGCCGCGAGCCTGGCCGCCACCTCGGCCGCCACAGGCGTGGCCCCTGTCCACCACCGCTACAGCGCCACCGGCTCAACCCCCTTGTCGCAAGGTATTCCACGTCAAACTGGCAGGTAG
- a CDS encoding AAA family ATPase, whose translation MRQPIDPAWWNADYIDGLAMRDALAQRNIKAVFNFLHRRGWSWGAIAQATDIGEQRVREIASGKRRVENYDVYVRVAVGLNIPRDYLSMGLRTGDQTGAVAGGLVAATAVPAALTTTLRNALEVSRPAEVKDNNPPDVHRFEELVMRAWTDRRYTGHRDTNLVLVAGFAGSGKTEFAKFLNSVTGWALLDKDVLTRPLVETMLTTLNGDPNDRHSEIYRTQVRPVEYRCLANATFANIDNRTSTIVTAPFLAEVVDPQWLRRLMHRCAAANAHLEIVWVGADTDTMYTYLQRRDAARDTWKLNHWDDYLTQIDISMRPQIPHFYVDNSLNGAVQLIDEARRVSEWIVQ comes from the coding sequence GTGCGCCAGCCCATCGACCCGGCGTGGTGGAACGCCGATTACATCGACGGCCTTGCCATGCGTGACGCGCTGGCCCAGCGTAACATCAAAGCCGTCTTCAACTTCCTGCACCGCCGGGGGTGGAGTTGGGGCGCTATCGCTCAGGCCACCGACATTGGCGAACAGCGTGTCCGTGAGATCGCCAGTGGCAAGCGCCGCGTTGAGAACTATGACGTGTATGTACGCGTTGCGGTTGGGCTGAACATCCCACGCGACTATCTCAGCATGGGACTACGGACAGGCGATCAAACAGGCGCCGTCGCCGGAGGGCTCGTCGCGGCCACGGCGGTGCCCGCCGCGCTGACCACCACATTGCGCAACGCGCTGGAAGTCTCCCGCCCGGCCGAGGTCAAAGACAACAACCCACCCGACGTGCACCGTTTCGAGGAACTGGTTATGCGGGCGTGGACTGACCGCCGCTACACCGGCCACCGCGACACCAACCTTGTCCTGGTCGCCGGGTTCGCCGGCTCCGGAAAAACCGAGTTCGCCAAATTCCTCAACTCCGTTACCGGCTGGGCGCTACTCGACAAGGACGTGCTAACCCGCCCCCTCGTGGAGACCATGCTGACCACGCTCAACGGCGACCCCAACGACCGGCACTCCGAGATCTACCGCACTCAAGTGCGGCCTGTTGAGTATCGATGCCTGGCTAACGCCACCTTCGCTAACATCGACAACAGGACGTCGACCATCGTCACAGCCCCGTTCCTTGCCGAAGTCGTGGACCCGCAGTGGCTTCGCCGTCTCATGCACCGCTGCGCCGCCGCAAACGCACACCTGGAAATCGTGTGGGTCGGCGCGGACACCGACACCATGTACACCTACCTGCAAAGACGCGACGCCGCCCGCGACACGTGGAAACTTAACCACTGGGACGACTACCTGACACAAATCGATATCAGCATGCGGCCTCAGATACCACACTTTTACGTCGACAACTCCCTCAACGGCGCCGTCCAGCTCATCGACGAAGCGCGGCGGGTATCAGAATGGATCGTCCAATGA